CCAATGCCGTGCTCTGTTCGAATGAACCGTCACCACTTAAACGTCATTGGAACCGGAACGCCCCAATCACTGGGCTCTAGCACccacttgtgtccaaacatattCAATATTGAGTAAATTCAAACAACTTGATGCTTACAAATCTGTTTGGAGCCTTGGAAAAGTCTTTCACCAAAATGGTTTTTATGATATCTGGGTCTGCTATCAGGAGTGATGGGAAATCTCCCAGATAGGTTCTACAATGAAAGTATCATAGAAATCCCGTTATGATTCTGTTTAGTATAATTATATCCATAAACCATCGCACCTCACGCACTCTCAATTCCGGGAAACGTTTGGATTGCCTGTGTAACTGGGTATCCGACATGAAGGGAAAATTTGGTTTAGGAATTTAGAAAAGTTTATTAGATCACATGTAAAAGTAAATCCTTTTGAATAAAATCGTGAAATTAGCAACAAAATGGTATAGAAATGCAGTAAAAATGTAACCAAATATAAGTTCATAGTTTATTGCATACATTACAAGTCAATAGGCCAGTTATAATACACATTCTAAAACAGCATGTCCACAACATGTCGTGTGTAGAACAGTACATgcacaacacaaaacaaacataaaacCTAACTTGACATGAGGTGTAGATATTTCACTTGGATTAATTAAAGCCACAAGTCAGTCATTATATAATGCTTGAGCGATTGGGGTGAAGTGGTCTGTCATCACGAAttgtgtatctgccatcactttcaattatttccctgacttttgagacatttgccttgcctgttacagtcactgATCAGCCAGagtttgctgcatctttgacggactctgtacCAGACACAAATGTCTTTCTCCACCttcgaactgtctcataagataccttatcagacccataaacttcccccaattaagtaaaaaaaaatctccactaccgaatgaccgagttttgtgtgAACTTTCATATAAGCTCGAATTTCTTCAacattctcaacccgtttcccaaccatttttacaacagtggtcaacgactgacTCTATTGAAAttactataagtttaaaactatgtggcgctgaaggctcgtgtttatacttttggaaaggtattgaatagagctattgaGAGTATCATCaaccacgaaatcgtgcaaagcgttatcgcgctgtggtacaatacacattacatatcgaacagctgAACCAGTTCTGATGTACCGATATTTACTAATGGCGATCTTTGATATAGTACATACGAGTCAAACATTTGGCGATACCAAGACCGTGTCCGCAATTCTTTTTAATCGGGTTCGGTGTGCTCCTTTCCATCGTTTtcttttaaggaggtatgctacaccagagaaatttgatgtatatgaaaagtggaggatatgtataacaatgttttgaagttgaaatttttcaaatctgctttatttttcaaaaaatacagttttagtataAGGTAATATGgagggaaaaaaataaaacccctgctggacttgaacttGCGGCCTACAGTTTAGCAGTCGGTATACAAACTTTACTGAGCTACTCgtctatgtatttaatttgaaaaggaaaagtcaaatattgctcatattgattttttcctccctgtttttaaaggaagtcagccattatgacgttgtagagtacatccttaaCACATAGTGTTTGTAAAAGAGGATAGATAGAAGCGAGGGCATACTTAACAACTTTGCCGTAGGTCTTCATCAACTTCATGTCCAGTCCATACAATCCCTATAATGAAGAGAGTCGAATATCAGTAGAAGTTTTGTTGCATGAACTTCCATACACCTTATATACATCCATTAgactttatatcaattttgaaatataccATTAAGAACACTGCGAAATCTTGTTTATCCCTGGGTCATTTGTTATATACTTTTGCAAATCAAGGCAAATTAATTTCTCTGTATCATACGCAGAAGATCGTCATTTCagtatgtttgtttttaaaactgtttttattgtgtttatccaaataatttgatatctttcCTTCAAAATATGTCTCACTATTTTACTTTATCTTACTATGTCGTTATTAGTAGCGTCTACTTTGAGgtagaattcaatattttcaagcttgaATCGTAAAATACCTAAAATACTTACACGTAAACATTGATCAATAGAAATACAACGAGTAAAATCCAGTTTGGactttatatcaattaaatttatatttctaatttgaGATATAGGGCTGTGATCAATTAAGTATAATTAATAACTCTAAACCACCTGGACCtgatggtatacatgtatatccaagaGTATTGAAAGTATCTACTTCAATAAAGAAACCTCCAGCTAAACTCttcaatatattataaaatttaaaaagttcttaAATGTATGGAAAGTAGCCCATATCTCAcctgttttcaaaaataaaggTAGTGCTCAAGGAGTATCTAATTATAGACCAATATCACAAACAAGTGTCTTGTGtaaaataatggaaaaaatattatttaaacatttacataattGTATGACTGACCATGACATAATTGATAAATATCAATCTGGCTCTCACCCTGGTGATTCAACTGTAAACCAATTGGTAGAAGTTTATAACACTATAATTTTTACCCACTGTGAAGTAAAATTTAGTTGATAACATATGACTTTTTGCTGATTATACCTCTTTATATGCAATTATAGACAATGACAATGATATTACAAATGTTACAAAGTCACTTACAAATGATTAGAACATATAGATGATTTTTCTAAGAAATGGCTTGTTGAATTCAATCcaaacaaaactgtaaatattaatttttcagAAAAAACAGCGTTTATCCGTATGTTAGATTCAGTAAACAGCGTTTATCCGTATGTTAGATTCAAAAAACAGCGTTTATCCGTATGTTAGATCCAGTAAACATGGACCAGAAATTGTTCAAGATAAATCTCATACCCACTTTGGTCTCCAATTTCAGAATGATGCTATGTGGACATCCCATATACTTTCAATTCATGAAAAGGCTACAAAAGGATTAAATATTCATCGAATGCTAGAATATAAGGTTAACGGtaaaacactgattaagatATGTTTCGCATTTATTAGACCTGTGCTTGAATATTCTGATGTTGTTTGGGATAATTGCTCAGAAAGAGACTCTAAATTATTAGAAGACATCAAGTCGAAGCAGCCAGAATAATTACAGGATTAATGTAACTCCCCTCGTTCAAAGCTGTTTGATGAACTAGGATGGGATCTCTTACAAACAAGGAGAAAAATTCATAAACTgctattgttttttaaaaaaatttaatggtTATTCACCTCAATATTTGTAAGATTTGAGAGAACCCTTTCGTTCACCAACTCATATTTACAATCTTCGAACTGgtttacaattttgaattcctcatattatttattatttacggtatttatatagcgcattatataatttttttttaaaaatactctaagcgctttacattaaaataacaataaactacaattaaaaattgaacatatctGAAAcagtgttaaaaaaaatattcgtttcatcaaaagaatatgaattctaGCACTGGCTTACACAAAATCATGattaaactacagaaaatacatacaaaaaggtttcataaaaaagaatattaatactGTCACTGGAAATGGCttacataaaatcgtgataagcAAGTCtgaagaagtaagttttttaatttttcttgaaaagttCGAAAGAATTTTCTTTGCGGATGTAACTTGGAATGTTATTCTAGAGTGTGGCGGTTGCTTTGTCATACCTTCCGTCGCCATACGTTTTGGTCTTAACTCTTGGTGTTTGAATAAGCATGGCGTTTTCGGATCATAAAGAACTTGATGGATTGTATGGACTGACCAGTTCTTCAAGGTAGACAGGTTCAAGACCGTGGAGAGCTTTAAATGTGTACATTATCAGTTTGTACTGAACCCTGTAATGTACTGGAAGCCAATGGAGTTTCACTAAAACTGGTGTTATGTGCTCATTTTCCTTAGTTCTGGTAATCAGCCGTGCTGCTGAATTCTGCACACGCTGTAACTTTGACACTATGTCAGAATTAACACAATAGAAAAGGGCGTTTCCATAGTCTAAACGCGAAGTCACTAGCGAACTGACCAAAGTCTTGCAGGCGTCTTCAGTAATGAATGGTCTTATGCGTCCAATGTTTCGGATCTGAAAAAAAGCATGCCTTTGATATAGCAGTTGCTTGTTTTCGCATGCTTAGTGTTCTGTCAAAAAATACACCCAGGTAAGATTGTTAATGTTATTTTTCAATAATCTTTATATTTATAAGTCTTTGAATCTTTAATAAAAGCATTGcattgtatataaaatgtttgttttgttttaatttgtggTTGATAATATCtcagattttaaacattttattcaataaatagaGAATTGGTTTGCATAACCTTTGCTGaatgatttgtaaatttcaggagcACAATATATATCACTGATATTAAAGTGTGACTGTGTGTACATAGCCTTGATTCAATTATGTCATATTTTAGAGAAGAGTAGGCTATTCATGTTAATAAGTTTCTGGAGGTTTCCACACTGCATAAACCTAGATTGTGAAGTAGTTTAAGTAGTGCGGAAACCTTGCGTAAACCTAGGGTGGCGACTAGTTTCAGTAGCGCGAAAACAGTGCAGAAACCTTAGGTTTCCGCTACGTAAACCACCTGGAATCGGGGACGGCCTAAGTTTCCGCACGTAAACTTGAAGTTTCCAAACTGAAACCTTGCGTAAAGCATTTGTTTTCTTAAGTTTCCGCACCATGGAAACCATAATTTTCATGCAGTGATCTATTTAGATTTCTGATATGTGACCAGGGAAAAGTCACTATTCTGCGGTGTGACTAGGGGAAAGGGTCACACCCCAGAAGTCTGACTATATATAGAGACTTTCCCTCTCACATCCCGGAAATCTGACAATAGTGACCTTTCCCCCTAGTTACACCCCGGAAATCTGACAATAGTGACCTTTCCCCCTAGTTACACCCCGGAAATCTGGCTAAAGTAATGAACGGTGAAATAAGAGTTCTAGAAACCTTGAAGACATTGTATGAATGGTGACTTAGTGTTGTAGAAACCTTGAAGACATTGTATGAATGGTGACTAAGTGTTGTAGAAACCTTGAAGACATTGTATGAATAGTGACTAAGTGTTGTAGAAACCTTGAAGACATCGTATGAATAGTGACTAAGTGTTGTAGAAACCTTGAAGACATTGTATGAATAGTGACTAAGTGTTGTAGAAACCTTGAAGACATTGTATGAATGGTGACTTAGTGTTGTAGAAACCTTGAAGACATTGTATGAATAGTGACTAAGTGTTGTAGAAACCTTGAAGACATTGTATGAATAGTGACTAAGTGTTGTAGAAACCTTGAAGACATTGTATGAATAGTGACTAAGTGTTGTAGAAACCTTGAAGACATTGTATGAATGGTGACTAAGTGTTGATGACACCTTGAAGATATTTTATGAATGATGACTAAGTGTTGTAGACACCTTGAAGATATTTTATGAATGGTGAGTTAGTGTTTTAGACACATTGAAGACGTTGTATAAATTGTGACTTAGTGTGATTTATGTTATGAGTGTCACCAAAATGGCCACTGCTTCCATTTTTATCTTGAAGACATTGTATGAATGATGATTTAGTATTGTAGACACCTTAAAGACATGGTGTTAGTGGTGACTAAGTGCTCTAGACACCTTAGAGACATTGtatgaatttttcactcatatgtagactTCACTGTTAGTggtgaaggtctgcaaaatttagacctatgctcagcgcttatggcagGGAGGagtctttattgtgccacacctgctgtgacacagggcctcagtTGTTGCGGTTtcatcccatttagtcgcctcttatgacaagcaagaggtactgaggacctatctaacccggatccccacaggatcaAAGTAATGTAGCAGTGTTACAGTCTCTTTGTCATGAGACTCTCACAACATAGCAATATTCAGTGATTGCCATTCTTAATAAATCTGAAGACAAACATTCTGTCCATCTTACAGATTTATTGTTGTAATCATTGAATATTGTTATGTTGTGAGGGTCTCATGGCAAAGGAACTGTATCAATACTTCCTTTGCTTGTAGTGTTTACAAACTGTAAAAGTTTGCTGTcagtgatttgaacaaaatctaaGTCACATGTTGAATTTGTGTCCAGGGTGGTAGAAGTCAATGCTACATGAGCTAACATCAGCCAAGTTAATGTCATGTTGTGATTTTGATTCAACAAACTCAAAGTCACATCTATGACAACCAGAAGTCAAGGTCACATCTATGACAACCAGAAGTCAAGGTCACATCTATGACAACCAGAAGCTGTAAGGTTTGTGGGTATATTAACAAGTTTTGTTTCCAGCTCTGTTGGGAAAAGACTAAGatgtaataataatttttttggaCTTTGATTTGATCCACTTCATTTTCAGCCAAATAGAATATATCTAGACTCTCTCCTCCCCATCGCAAAGAATATCCTCTCTCTCCTCCTTCCCCTCACAAAGAATATTCTTTCTCCTCCTTCCCCTCACAAAGAATATCCTCTCTCCTCCTTCCCCTCACAAAGAATATCCTCTCTCCTCCTTCCCCTCACAAAGAATATTCTTTCTCCTCCCCCTTCGCAAAGAATATCCTCTCTCCTCCTCCCCCTCACAGAGAATATTCTTTCTCCTCCCACTCACAGAGAATATCCTCCCTCCTCCCACTCACAGAGAATATTCTTTCTCCTCCTTTCCCTCACAAAGAATATCTTCTCTCCTCCTAACCCTCACAAAGAATATCCTGTCTCCTCCTCCCCCTCACAAAAAATATTCTCTCTCCTCCTTCCCCTCAAAAAGAATATCCTCTCTCCTCCTTCCCCTCACAAAGATAATCCTCTCTCCTCCTCCCCCTCACAAAGAATATTCTTTCTCCTCCCCCTTCACAAAGAATATCCTCTCTCCTCCTTCCCCTCACAAAGAATATCCTCTCTCCTCCTTCCCCTCGCAAAGATAATCCTCTCTCCTTCCCCTCACAGAGATAATCCTCTCTCCTCCCCCTCACAGAGATAATCCTCTCTCCTCCTTCCCCTCACAAAGATAATCCTCTCTCCTCCCCCTTCACAAAGAATTTCCTCTCTCCTCCTTCCCCTCACAAAGAATATTGTTTCTCCTCTCCCTCACAAAGAATATCCTCTCTCCTCCTTCCCCTCACAAAGAATATCCTCTTTCCTCCTTCCCCTCACAAAGAATATCCTCTCTCCTCCTTCCCCTTCACAAAGAATATCCTCTCTCCTCCTTCCCCTTGCAAAGATAATCCTCTCTCTTCCCCCTCACAGAGATAATCCTCTCTCCTCCTTCCCCTCACAAAGATAATCCTCTCTCCTCCCCCTTCACAAAGAATTTCCTCTCTCCTCCTTCCCCTCACAAAGAATATTGTTTCTCCTCTCCCTCACAAAGAATATCCTCTCTCCTCCTCCCCCTCACAAAGAATATCCTCTCTCCTCCTCCCCCTCACAAAGAATAtactctcccccccccccccctcacaaaGAATATCCTCTCCTCCTCACAATATCCTCTCTCCTCCTCCCCCTCACAATATCCTCTCTCCTCCTCCCCCTCACAGAGAATATCCTCTCTCCTCCCCCTTCACAATATTCTCTCTCCTCCCCCTCAAAAGAATATCCTCTCTCCTCCTCACAAAAAATATCCTCACTGGTCATCGCATCAAATCATCCTCTCATAAGGTGAATAAATTAATTACaaacaatatcaatataatCCTGTATTTACATTACATATGTTCCACTTAGAAATGAGATCAACAGATAACATACACTCTATAAAAATACATCAAGAAATACTTTTATCATATATCATATATCAAAGCAACTATGGATTCATTCTCATCAAGTTATAGACAAATGGAATGCTTTACAGAAAACAACCTGATTAATCTTCACAACCAACGGATGAAAATCTGAAAGATCAGATTAGAGTTTCACATTATGCTCATCTACATCATATATCAaacaaattcaataaaacataAACATTTTCTGCTttactgattttaaaaaagaacacgtctacataaaatgtaaatacaagtaaatacatatataaaagcTTCAGTATTGCATGTAGCTTAACCATGGGAAAATATATCACCTCAAGTTATacaatgaaagaaaacataAGTAATCTGATTATTGTAGAAAATGAAACTGAAAGCCCTGTGAAAAGGAACTAATTGGTTAGTGAACATTTCTTAGAATGGAAGAACAATTGTTCTGGAATGTCATATTTATCATCTTCTTGCTACTGGGCATATTTACCAAAGTGACATGACAAATGATAATGAACCCAACACATCATATGTCGTAGTGACTCACTCACTACATCACATGGTGTACAGATACAACACAGCGCTCCTCCAGAAGTCATACTCACAAAATGTCCTGATCATTCACAATACATATCAGAAAAAATGGAATATTAATAAGACCACCCAACACACACGATGCATAAAACTCGAAGGATTAGAAATAGACGACCTACATTTCATGGCCCTAACATGATTAGGGTGTGTGTAGCAGATCTTTTTGTGATAATTTAgacattcaaaatattaaatcagACAAAAAGGGACCAGTTAGAAAATGCTGTGCACTTTAAAGGGAGGACTTCACTACAATGACTGGATTTTCCCTTTTCTGAACCAAAACACTTTAATGACATTGAATCAAAATGCCTGCTTTATGACATCGGTAATACAGTTCATCATTTGTGTTATAAGAAGCCTCCATGTTTCACATGAAGCTCATCAAACACAGCTGCACGATTGCTGTCCTCTAGCTTCACTATAAATGGGTTGACCTCATTTCCGACGGACCTGGGGATTTCGAGTTTAAGCTCTGCCTTTACATCGTTCATTGGCATGACACTTTCCAGCGTGTGACATTCGTGAAGAACCATCACCTGGAAGATGACCTCTACCCCGGTATCCACCACAGAGAACCTAAAGCAAGCAGAAGTCCCGGGAGTAAAGCGCATGCTCTTCTGAAACGTTTGGTCAAGGTGACTCGACATGATCTTCATCTGGCCATCCAGTCCTAGAAAACACTGTATGCCTACAATGTTCTCAAAATCTGTGTAGGCAGTCGATCGCACGTATATGCTCATGCCAGTCTCATTGGGAACTACATCTCGGTTTTTtctgttcaaaaactggacTCGACCATTGAGAGAGAGCAGTTTTGAAGGTTTATATTTAGATTTTGTCAGCACATACACAGCACGACTCTGTAAAACCAAAGCTTCTTCACTAGGCAGAATGGAATGATGTTCTATGTATAGACCCATTTTTAGCCACGCCTCTGGGCGGAACAGAACAGTATCTCTCTGTTTAGCATAAGGACTTAGCTTAGGACTGGATTTGTTTCTGTTCATCTTGAGGTAAGCTTTCAGGTCTTTGTCATGAATGTCCCAATAGGATTTCTCCGGAGCAAACCGGTACGCTATGTGCATCAGATCCTCGGGCGCAGTTCTCTCCCCTTCTTCCTGCCAGATGAACACACTTGCTTTCGTGTTATCTGTCAACCATTTTATCTGAGGGACAGAGTTTCGAATCAGTGAGGATCGGACAGATATGACGATAGGCTGGTCTAGTTCTGCATCCTTAATAGCCTGATACATGTCCATGACATTGTCCCACGAGTAGCCACTCAAACTGAGGTCAGTGTGAGTTCCGGTTGTCCATCCCAAGGACATGGTACATTTTGGAAACAATCGCTGGACATGCTTGATGTACCTGTTCATGTCCATTCTTGGTTTGGAGCCATGAGGTCCTTTCAATATGTCAGCATGCAGCCAAACTGGCCTGAAAAGCTACAAACACAACACAACATATGTAAAGAGACAATGCACACACATCTAAATGTTCCTACAATTTGTCAAGAATAACATCTCAataacaaaatgcatataaatcatttacaaaCGTCAACATTCCCAGAGtgaatataattttcatttgtaattacATTCAGTGTTTGAATGAATCACCTTTCTCTGACAAGTAATTACAATCAGTGTTTTAATTAATTGCCCTCTCTGATTAGTAATTACAATCAGTGTTTTAATCAAACCCTCTCTGATTCGT
This genomic window from Ostrea edulis chromosome 4, xbOstEdul1.1, whole genome shotgun sequence contains:
- the LOC125671291 gene encoding uncharacterized protein LOC125671291 — its product is MAASNRDWERLKRMAKASNPYRKTMICQILVASVVIYFWYSFNEGFIPWFLRRKIPMLEVGPDISPMIFFPHANEDGNNIIWARHVNSKRALDIALNGPVEADMIQGDVLLKGQDTDHQSLTPVMARLPETNSELTLDIWLTEVRQTDHKGIKISFQSNDAVEITLQKLKDSKRGLFRPVWLHADILKGPHGSKPRMDMNRYIKHVQRLFPKCTMSLGWTTGTHTDLSLSGYSWDNVMDMYQAIKDAELDQPIVISVRSSLIRNSVPQIKWLTDNTKASVFIWQEEGERTAPEDLMHIAYRFAPEKSYWDIHDKDLKAYLKMNRNKSSPKLSPYAKQRDTVLFRPEAWLKMGLYIEHHSILPSEEALVLQSRAVYVLTKSKYKPSKLLSLNGRVQFLNRKNRDVVPNETGMSIYVRSTAYTDFENIVGIQCFLGLDGQMKIMSSHLDQTFQKSMRFTPGTSACFRFSVVDTGVEVIFQVMVLHECHTLESVMPMNDVKAELKLEIPRSVGNEVNPFIVKLEDSNRAAVFDELHVKHGGFL